In Sus scrofa isolate TJ Tabasco breed Duroc chromosome 12, Sscrofa11.1, whole genome shotgun sequence, the DNA window cagagGGTGATCAGAATGGAAAACGACCTGGAAATTAGATCCTAAGAAACAATCTAAAACACTAGGGGTGCATGGGTTGGAGAAAAGAAGACTTAGTAGACCTAGAATAGATTTCTTCAAACATGATGTAAAAAGCTGCAGAGAAAGTACATTTGGTGTGTGGCCCCCAGTGGCCAAAACTGAGGCCACGTGTAGAAATCACAGGGAAGCAGGTTTTAGCTAAGACTAAGAAAAACATACTTAAATAACTACTACAGCCCTCCTGAGCTTCCACATAATATgtggtaaataaatgaatggcgATTGCAATAAGACGTCTTAAGAAAAAATTTCCGCTTATATTCAGATGGTCTGGGCCTCAGTTCTGCCCCTAACTACTGGTGTGACTAAGTAAATAATGAGGATAATGATGAAAATAGATAGATGATGGATagtcagatagatagatagatagatgacagtACTGACTGCTTAATATGTGGTGGGCGCTATGCAAAGTGCTTCGGATTTATTATCCCCTCTACTCTCACAACTGTAGGGGTAGCAACTACTATTTTCACTTAAGAAAacatgaagctcagagaggccacACATCACTTGAGTGATACAGCCAGGATTCAAAATCAGATCTGATCTACTCCAAAGCTTGAGACTACCCACCAGTCTAGAACAGCCTTCTGAGAGTCAGTTCCTTAATAAAACCAGGATTCTTGGATGAGCAAAGGGGTTTCTAAGCCATTTTAGCAAGCAGAAGTTTTAAACTATTAAATGGAACCCCCACATGCAAAAGTCTACCTAAAGGTACCAGAATTTACCCCTCTGCGTCCTCtctccccccagcacccccacatGTGCAGGCACTCCATGGCCCTGGCCAATCTCACCTCCACCCCAGAGTTCCTCCTCCTTGGCCTAATGGATGGAACAGACATCCATCCACTGTTGTTCCTGCTCTTCCTTGGGGTCTACCTGGTCAATGCCCTGGGCAACCTGagcatggtggtggtggtgaggtcCGACGGGGCCCTCCGCTCCCCCATGTATTACTTCTTGGGCCACCTGAGCCTCGTGGACGTCTGCTTTACCACAGTCACAGTCCCCAGACTGCTGGCCGGCCTGCTCCACCCAGGTCAGGCTGTGTCATTCCAGGGATGCTTTGCCCAGATGTACTTCTTCGTGGCTCTGGGCATCACCGAGAGCTACCTGCTGGcagccatgtcctatgaccgtgCAGTGGCCGTCTGCCGCCCCTTGCACTATGGCTCGGTCATGACGCCCTGGCGCTGCACGGCGCTGGTGGGGGCATCTTGGGCAGTGGCCCACCTGCACTCACTGCTTCACACAGTGCTCATCTCCAAGCTCTCCTACCCACGCTCCGCCCCCGTGcgccacttcttctgtgacatgaCCGTGATGCTGAGCTTGGCGACCTCGGACACGTCCGCCGCGGAGACTGCCATCTTCTCTGAGGGCCTGGCCGTGGTGCTGACCCCGCTGCTCCTCGTGTCCCTGTCCTACGCACGCATCCTGGTCACGGTGCTGGGAGTGCGGTCCGCAGGGGGCCGGCGCCGCACCTTCTCCACCTGCGGAGCCCACTTGGTGGTGGTGTCACTTTTCTTTGGCTCCATCCTTTCTGTCTATTTCCGGCCGTCATCTGCCTACTCTGCCCGCTATGACCGCCTGGCCAGCGTGGTCTATGCCGTAGTCACACCGACcctgaaccctttcatctacagcctcCGCAACAAAGAAGTTAAGGGCTCCCTAAAAAGGGGGCTCCGATGGAGGGCGGCGCTCCAAGAGGTGTGAGGGCAGGTCTGGATTAACTGGCATTTCAATACAATCACAAAAGAACTCCCCatccccgttttttttttttttttttgattgtttgtttagttttccaAAGCACTCGCAATTTTTAATCCTGCAGTGTTTTATTCcttgttaaattaaaatttagacCTGAAGCAAACATGACAAAGTATTTATTCATAGGGATGGGTACAGAGCCATAAGCTAAATTCACTTCTGTGTTGTCTGAATGTTTGAAATAGCctacttttaaaatttggggGGGACTGAAAGGGGAACACACAGGGGAGTAGGGAATGAATCttgtggagagaaggaagagtgCTGCCAGCAGCAACCCGGTGGGTGGAGAGGAAACTGGAGACACAGTGCAGGTCTCAGGTTCTTTAAAGGTGTGCTGCAGTGTAGCCCACACCTCTACAGAGTCCCTTTCCAGAAACTTTGGGAAAGATTTagttttcaggggtttttttaagttttaaaaaagttttgttcCATTCCCTAGATATTATATCCACACTTTTCATAGTAAGAATTCAAAAACAGAGATAGAGATACAATTCTCCTTGGCAAACACCCAATCCAAATTCAACTCTTATCCTAGTAACTAATTCAAtatcccttttttctctctctccctctctctccccttaccACCCCCCACCTAATTTTGAAACATCAATAGTTTTATTCTCTACatattattctgaattttttctttttcatgaaattATACATCTACGAGATCTTTTCTAATCACTACAAGCAGAACTTCGTCATTTTTAACTTCATGGTACAGAATCCTAAACTGTGACTGTTCCACTGTTTAGCCATTCCCTTATGGATACTTAATGCTTTTCCAGTGTTTCAATATTACAATGGTATAATGagatctttgaaataaaaataataaaatataacatttaatgaGGAATTATTTTTGTGCCAGGAACTGTCTTAAGTGCTCCAGGCACTGGTCTCATTTAAATCTCACAAGATTCCAGGAGGAAGATACCATTATTCTTCTCAACGCAAAGGAGAGGAAACCAGCTTGGAGAAACCAAGCAGTTTTCCCAAGGTCATAAGAccaaaaagttcattttttttttaatgatttgtagTCTATTCCTTTCTACATCCTATTGAGCGAATTTTAGTAATGTATAAGTTTCTAAAACATAATTTTGTCTATATTTTCAGTTTCAGGATTTTCAAGTTGTAtatagggagttgccattgtagctcagtgggttaagaacccaattaatatccatgaggatgcaagtctgatccctggccggctccgtggattaaggatccctcgttgctgtggctgtggcataggctggcagctgcagctccgtttcgacccctagcctgggaacttccgttaTGCCATAGATGTGaccctataaaataaaaaaataaaaattttaagttgtatATAGtattcttgtgatttttttttattcttgtgaTTCTTGTGATCAACTCTTTAGTTGATTTGCTCTTTTTCACTTCTAGAGGTTTCATTTAATggctcttctcttttctgtcttatCTTACATGCCAGCATTACATCTGCTATATTAATATTTCCTAAGAACCAACATTTAGTTTGTTCTTGTTCCTCTATTGCCTCTCGGTCTTCAGCTCTGCTAATTTTCACATTCACTAATTccttcttcctattttctttgtgttggttttgttgtttgtaCTTTTTCTAGATTTTTGAGGCTTATGTATCCTCTTGATTTCAGGCCTAATATCCGCTGTTGATGGAACTTGACATCGCTCCTCTAACATGAACAATGCATGACTTTTCTTTAGAAACGGAGCCAATGACCTTCTCACAGCTCACAGGTTCTGCTGATTCCCTTAGATTCAACCATGCCTTCCATGGTCTGGTTATGGTCTGTGACCTTAGCTGCTGTTACAGGATCCTCTCACCTCTTATCCTGACAGCCTATGGATACACACTGGCTCTCAAATGCCAGCTACGGTCTGGGCTCCACTAGTATGTATAAGAACTTTTCATATCTTCATGGTCCAAGGTGGCTGAGAGGACTCATGTTTGTGTGCATGTAGAGGTAGAGGTGGAATTAGAGACACTCTTTCCTAGACCAGCACTGCCATGATGTGGCTGCCCCATGTAGTGATGGGCTTTTCTGCAAAGTTACTTCCTCCCACCAGAGAATCCCCTCAGCAAGTAGGGAATTAACTGTGCCCTCCAAACCCAAAACTATTTGGAAGATTCTATCATCCTCTCGCTTAGTTATTGGGGGACAAAGGCCAGACCCCACACCAACATCTAAACTCTCATCAGAAACactattatttcatattatttttttctttttatagccgcattTGTGTGTaaggaagttcctaagctaggggtccaatcagagctacagctggggtctaggccacagccacagcaacaccagatccgagccacatctggaacaCATTctgcagcttgccacaatgctggattcttaacccagtgagaaaggccagggatagaaccctcatccttacagagaatatgttgggttcttaacctgtgggccacaatgggaactccttatattatCCTTGATATGATATTCAATAcagttagaaagagaaataagtaaCAGAactaaatatttgaaaggaaTATGCACActtatgaatatttatgtaaCTGAAAATCCTTATTAGAGAACACTAAGTAATTAGTAAGGTAGGCTGTTGCAAAATTGGCATAAAAAAtaagtcatcaaaaaaaaaaaaaaaaaagaaatacaggtcctcaaagggaaatctactcaatactgtgtaatcacccatatgagaaaaaataatggattatatatatatatttatatatatatatatatatatatatatatataattgattcactttgcagtacacctgaaactaatacattaactatactccaataaaaataataaaaattaataattgatCACTCTtctttatacaaaaaaattacCTGTCCAAAAACACAATAGTGACCTCCTCTCTCCAacataagaaaaaagtaaaatatctaggACTAAATGCATTAAGTTGTATATGGATACCAAATTAAGAAATCTACAGAATTCAAAATAGAACAAATTTGAATATGTGAAAAGATATTCCTTATTTATAATTTGTAAGACAGCTTTATAAATAGCCAACTTTTATAAATCAATGCAATAATTAAATGTAACACCAGTTAAACAGGTGTTTTTTAAGAACATAACAAGATAGATCTGACGCATATATGAAAGGATAAATGTTTCAGGAAAGACTGGAAGAGAAGACTACTGAGGAGGGTCTGCCacgcaggatttttttttaagttactatggttttttttttcatgcaagattttttaaatgtattattatgaAGGTAAACCTTAGATATATATACGTAAACCACATGGCATCAATGTGATGGAGTCCAGTAGTAGACTCAAGTACATGTGAGTACTTAGTATTATAAAGGTAGTTTTCACATCAGTGAGGATGGGCTCACTGACTTCCTGGAGAAGGGGAGATGAGAAAGAGGGGTGCCCATAAgccaaatcaaatcaaatcagatggattaaaaataaagagataggAACTACAACCATACAAGAACTATAAAGAAGAATGGGAAAACACAATTTTGGATATAAAAGCCCTTTCCAAgcattagatagatagatatacatatatctctccaaaataaaaatcaagctaTTTGTCCACTTTGAAATTTACAGTCTccagtgaggaaaaaaatataccacATCAAAgtcaaaaggtaaataaaaaaatgagggaaatgtAACTTATGAGATAGACAAAGTGACATTATCCAtagtaagaaaaaagacaatcaacTCAAGGCAAAGAATATACACAAATAACATACCAAAAGCTAATCAATATAAAGAGACCTCACTGGCACATacagaaattcaattttaaaatagtaaaatctcATATTTTCGATATCAGgttgataaatattttgaaagcaaaata includes these proteins:
- the LOC100739378 gene encoding olfactory receptor 1L4-like: MALANLTSTPEFLLLGLMDGTDIHPLLFLLFLGVYLVNALGNLSMVVVVRSDGALRSPMYYFLGHLSLVDVCFTTVTVPRLLAGLLHPGQAVSFQGCFAQMYFFVALGITESYLLAAMSYDRAVAVCRPLHYGSVMTPWRCTALVGASWAVAHLHSLLHTVLISKLSYPRSAPVRHFFCDMTVMLSLATSDTSAAETAIFSEGLAVVLTPLLLVSLSYARILVTVLGVRSAGGRRRTFSTCGAHLVVVSLFFGSILSVYFRPSSAYSARYDRLASVVYAVVTPTLNPFIYSLRNKEVKGSLKRGLRWRAALQEV